The Stratiformator vulcanicus genome has a segment encoding these proteins:
- a CDS encoding carbon storage regulator, whose product MLVISRKSGEELVIGDSIVIRVERTGSNRVKLAIQAPPHVPIRRDSECAPPPRAVAASH is encoded by the coding sequence ATGCTTGTCATTTCCAGAAAATCGGGCGAAGAGTTGGTCATCGGCGATTCGATTGTCATTCGGGTCGAGCGGACCGGTTCGAACCGTGTTAAATTGGCGATCCAGGCACCGCCGCATGTTCCGATCCGACGCGACTCCGAATGTGCTCCGCCGCCGCGGGCTGTGGCTGCGTCACACTGA
- a CDS encoding sulfatase family protein, translating to MSVAGHILRAAYGGVAVVSCFFGASLASAAPNVLWINCEDLSPAAIGCYGSEYATTPNIDRLAAEGIVYENASSWAPICGPARSTFVTGVYASSLGTQHLHSHVELPQPIEPLPRMLMQKGYFTSNWGKTGWNTSQDNAFSYWNTQDYAPWRKRKEGQPFFCTFVLGTTHEGPANKQAKYDQLTASLPEKSFHDPAEAQVPPYFPDTPEMRSIWAGYHDLATVLDGQVGEILTALEKDGLAEETIVVFFSDHGFGLPRHKRWLNWSGLHVPFIVRVPEAYREMATSGPGSREERLVSFVDLAPTTLSLMGEPVPDYMQGQQFLGPDVASPRKLIYGARSRADDMQELSRSVFDGRYFYVRNYMPHLPYIQPGWIYGEEKRSFLELYRAEDAGRMPADSALLMADEKPLEELYDLHTDPHEIENLASKAEFASILKSMRKRNREHILETRDTGFLTEAEWERRLQPGETRYEVARVVNRVSRPRYELELILDAAERVGDRDVSVGRLRYWLRSLDSGTRYWSAMAMVADPKMAEALKTYLAARLDDDSDSVAIMSAQALLQIAPGHAAAKGVLFEGVRSKSPLIALLAARQVMLAGEAVCPLPDDFPALLEEYRGKGKTGRGSRPYGPPIVGSLRYALKNCDANE from the coding sequence ATGTCTGTTGCTGGTCATATTTTGCGTGCTGCATACGGCGGCGTTGCCGTTGTGAGCTGCTTTTTCGGTGCTTCGCTCGCCTCGGCGGCTCCCAATGTCCTGTGGATCAACTGCGAGGATCTCAGTCCGGCGGCGATCGGGTGTTACGGTAGCGAGTATGCGACGACTCCCAACATCGATCGGCTCGCCGCTGAGGGAATCGTCTATGAGAACGCGTCGTCGTGGGCTCCGATCTGCGGGCCAGCCCGGTCGACCTTCGTGACCGGTGTTTACGCGTCGTCGCTGGGGACGCAGCACCTGCATTCGCACGTGGAACTTCCGCAGCCGATCGAGCCGCTGCCGCGCATGCTGATGCAAAAGGGCTACTTCACCAGCAACTGGGGCAAGACCGGTTGGAATACCTCGCAAGACAATGCCTTCAGCTATTGGAATACGCAGGATTATGCTCCCTGGCGGAAGCGGAAGGAGGGGCAGCCGTTCTTTTGCACGTTCGTTTTAGGTACCACGCACGAAGGGCCGGCCAACAAGCAGGCGAAGTACGATCAATTGACGGCGTCGCTGCCGGAGAAGTCTTTCCACGATCCCGCCGAAGCGCAAGTGCCGCCGTATTTTCCCGACACGCCGGAGATGCGGTCGATCTGGGCGGGCTATCACGATCTGGCGACGGTGCTCGACGGACAAGTCGGCGAGATCCTGACGGCCCTCGAAAAGGACGGTTTGGCGGAAGAGACGATTGTCGTTTTCTTCAGTGATCACGGCTTCGGTCTGCCGCGGCATAAGCGCTGGCTCAATTGGAGCGGGTTGCACGTGCCCTTCATCGTGCGGGTGCCGGAGGCGTATCGGGAGATGGCGACATCTGGCCCGGGATCGCGGGAAGAGCGGCTCGTCAGTTTCGTAGACCTCGCTCCGACGACGCTTTCGTTAATGGGCGAACCTGTACCCGACTACATGCAGGGGCAGCAATTTCTCGGACCTGATGTCGCTTCCCCTCGCAAGCTTATCTACGGCGCCCGCAGCCGGGCAGATGACATGCAGGAGTTGTCACGGTCGGTCTTTGACGGCCGCTACTTCTATGTTCGGAACTACATGCCGCACCTGCCGTATATTCAGCCCGGGTGGATTTACGGCGAGGAAAAACGCAGCTTTCTGGAACTGTATCGCGCCGAGGATGCGGGGCGGATGCCCGCGGATTCAGCTTTGCTGATGGCTGACGAGAAGCCGCTCGAAGAGTTGTATGATCTGCACACGGACCCGCATGAGATTGAGAATCTCGCTTCGAAAGCGGAGTTCGCATCGATTCTCAAATCGATGCGGAAGCGGAACCGTGAGCACATCCTCGAGACCCGCGACACCGGATTTCTCACTGAGGCAGAGTGGGAGCGACGCCTGCAGCCCGGAGAGACGCGCTATGAAGTGGCGCGGGTGGTCAATCGAGTATCGCGACCGCGTTATGAGCTGGAATTAATTCTCGACGCGGCTGAGCGCGTCGGTGATCGCGATGTTTCGGTCGGGCGATTGCGGTACTGGCTTCGCTCATTGGACAGTGGCACTCGCTATTGGTCGGCCATGGCGATGGTGGCCGATCCCAAGATGGCTGAGGCGTTGAAGACCTATTTAGCGGCTCGACTCGACGACGATTCGGACTCGGTCGCGATCATGTCCGCGCAGGCCCTTCTGCAGATCGCGCCCGGTCACGCGGCGGCAAAGGGAGTCCTGTTCGAAGGGGTTCGAAGCAAGAGCCCGTTGATCGCGCTGCTTGCGGCCCGGCAGGTGATGCTCGCGGGCGAGGCAGTCTGTCCGCTACCGGACGACTTCCCCGCGCTCCTCGAAGAATATCGCGGCAAAGGCAAAACGGGGCGTGGTTCACGACCCTATGGCCCGCCGATCGTTGGCTCGCTGCGATACGCCTTAAAGAACTGCGACGCAAACGAGTAG
- a CDS encoding AAA family ATPase: MQRLKEIPAQLASDPLKLAKELRTRAGRIDALRSTLLKASSALSDEAIEATKALAEDSATKMKAAQVAAKTNFADDPLQNIGEQVWRQLWEAARKYSEVSYPDRDFPVTDGDDAVCVLCQQPLGEDAKDRLNRFEQFVRDDSAQQAAKAKEALRNAVGKVEGLGLLGDALREQLKDVESGDKQLLPSVRGQLATLIRRLRAIKQGYQSGQWDFPLPGTLENIDTKLSTLVSSTNAKAVDVEKSADQEERQRLETELAELKAREWLATVLGDVKEHLDRLAQIDKLKKALKETRTNRTTIKSKELAKAYVTDQLRDAFATEIKKMQQGVRRLNVELVPTAGEFGSSYYRVQLVGASKADIGTIVSEGEHRCIALAGFLSELATEPCKSTVIFDDPVTSLDHHWRGCFAQRLVEEAADRQVIVFTHDIVFLHDLASGAEQNDVPIELRRVQSNRDSCGFVNDGLPWIAQKTLPRIDELEKRARATRSDFDAHNDDEYERSIGAVYNELRATVERAVEEKLFLGIVMRHQDYISLKYLKKVTAITTDHCERLQKLFQRCCDITSAHDRSSLRGFGVPSPDDALDDLRELRAIVDDLKDKQKAVS; encoded by the coding sequence TTGCAGCGGCTCAAGGAAATTCCCGCCCAGCTCGCGTCTGATCCACTAAAGCTGGCCAAGGAGTTGAGAACCCGGGCCGGACGCATCGACGCCCTTCGTTCGACACTACTGAAAGCCTCCAGCGCCCTATCAGATGAAGCAATTGAGGCAACCAAGGCCCTTGCGGAAGATTCGGCAACGAAGATGAAAGCGGCACAGGTGGCCGCTAAAACTAACTTCGCGGATGATCCGCTGCAGAACATTGGGGAGCAGGTTTGGCGTCAGCTTTGGGAAGCGGCCCGCAAATACTCAGAAGTATCATACCCGGATCGCGACTTTCCGGTGACCGACGGGGACGATGCAGTTTGCGTATTGTGCCAGCAGCCACTTGGAGAGGATGCAAAAGATCGCCTGAATCGCTTCGAGCAATTCGTCCGCGATGACAGTGCCCAACAGGCGGCAAAGGCGAAGGAAGCCCTCCGAAATGCCGTCGGGAAGGTCGAAGGTCTCGGTTTGCTCGGGGACGCGTTGCGGGAGCAATTAAAGGATGTGGAATCGGGTGACAAACAACTGCTCCCGTCAGTTCGAGGGCAACTTGCCACCCTGATCCGAAGGCTTCGTGCGATCAAGCAGGGATACCAATCGGGGCAATGGGACTTTCCCCTTCCGGGCACACTTGAGAACATCGACACAAAGCTCTCAACGCTCGTGTCATCAACCAATGCAAAAGCGGTCGATGTTGAGAAATCGGCAGACCAGGAGGAACGTCAACGTCTTGAAACCGAACTCGCGGAGTTGAAGGCACGTGAGTGGCTCGCGACCGTACTCGGTGACGTCAAAGAGCATCTGGACCGATTGGCGCAGATTGACAAGCTCAAGAAAGCTTTGAAAGAGACCCGCACGAATCGCACCACGATCAAGAGTAAAGAGTTGGCCAAGGCGTATGTGACCGATCAGCTACGCGACGCGTTTGCGACGGAGATCAAGAAGATGCAGCAGGGCGTTCGTCGCCTGAATGTCGAGTTGGTTCCTACGGCTGGCGAATTCGGATCGTCCTATTATCGCGTTCAGCTTGTAGGAGCCAGTAAGGCCGACATTGGAACTATCGTCTCGGAGGGTGAGCACCGATGCATCGCCTTGGCTGGATTTTTGTCTGAACTGGCCACAGAGCCATGCAAGTCGACGGTCATTTTCGATGACCCCGTCACCTCTCTGGATCATCATTGGCGGGGGTGTTTCGCACAACGCCTAGTCGAGGAAGCTGCGGATCGGCAAGTTATCGTGTTTACTCACGACATCGTGTTTCTCCATGATTTGGCGAGCGGAGCGGAACAAAACGATGTCCCGATCGAGTTGCGGCGTGTTCAGTCAAATCGGGATAGCTGTGGCTTTGTCAATGACGGTTTGCCATGGATTGCTCAGAAGACACTGCCCAGGATTGATGAGTTGGAAAAGCGTGCACGAGCAACTCGCAGTGATTTCGATGCTCACAACGATGATGAGTACGAGCGGTCGATTGGTGCGGTATACAATGAACTGCGAGCCACGGTTGAGCGAGCCGTCGAAGAAAAGCTGTTTCTCGGGATCGTGATGCGGCATCAGGACTACATCAGCCTCAAATATCTCAAGAAGGTCACGGCGATAACCACTGACCATTGTGAGCGTTTGCAGAAGCTTTTTCAGCGGTGCTGTGACATTACATCAGCGCACGATCGGTCCTCTTTGCGTGGTTTCGGAGTGCCAAGTCCAGACGATGCATTAGACGATTTGCGAGAACTTCGCGCGATTGTTGATGATCTGAAGGATAAGCAGAAAGCTGTATCGTGA
- a CDS encoding helix-turn-helix domain-containing protein, which translates to MPATNEFLLVKQAAELLGVSANTVRAWASTGKLQEYRHPVNNYRLFKRSEVERLSLNIENPNPVRPAPKPK; encoded by the coding sequence ATGCCAGCGACAAACGAATTCCTTTTAGTAAAGCAAGCAGCAGAACTGCTCGGTGTATCCGCGAACACGGTACGAGCGTGGGCTTCAACGGGGAAGCTTCAGGAATATCGTCACCCTGTTAACAACTATCGGTTGTTCAAACGCAGTGAGGTCGAACGGCTCTCATTAAACATCGAGAACCCGAATCCCGTCAGGCCGGCGCCGAAGCCAAAGTGA
- a CDS encoding efflux RND transporter periplasmic adaptor subunit: MSDVISSPKVSAESPPSTPVVETQPVTSENRDETHTQRKQSPVRRLAAVVVSWIPSVAVVGGLAALAWYGHHNDWKLPSLAATTSPEANAPAWCDSHGVPEEECINCVPGLIEDPPKLTFCEFHGVHRCVLHDPSLAETKSPVEVTAADLERAERALAVRPRRENLSLSQLPGSRIQFASVDAMQSAGVDVEPVQRQPIVESVATAGEIRYDATKTAQVSPPADGIVKQVLVNVGDWVEADQVLAIVDSEKVGRLKSELLSALSDERLKQDAVRRIEPLANRNVIPGKRLLESQTELQQATSLVEKTVRSLDNLGLPVDLKQLRSLQPDEAKAAVRKLGTERIKDRGSSDNLIAVVAPLAGRVVDRETVVGEVVDRGSQMFRLSDTRTVWLDLRVAAEEASLANIGQEVRYLPDGQTAEHRGTVMTCPR, encoded by the coding sequence ATGTCGGATGTCATTTCCTCGCCGAAGGTCTCGGCAGAATCGCCGCCATCAACGCCGGTTGTCGAAACGCAACCCGTCACCAGCGAGAATCGCGACGAAACACACACACAACGTAAACAGTCGCCCGTCCGGCGGTTGGCTGCCGTCGTGGTTTCATGGATACCATCGGTTGCCGTCGTTGGCGGATTGGCCGCGTTGGCGTGGTATGGCCATCACAACGATTGGAAGCTGCCGAGCTTGGCGGCAACGACATCACCGGAAGCCAATGCTCCGGCGTGGTGCGACAGTCATGGTGTGCCGGAAGAAGAGTGCATCAACTGTGTGCCGGGACTGATCGAAGACCCGCCAAAGCTGACGTTCTGCGAATTCCACGGCGTCCACCGGTGTGTGCTTCATGACCCTTCGCTGGCGGAAACCAAATCGCCAGTCGAAGTAACGGCTGCTGATCTGGAACGCGCAGAGCGTGCGTTGGCCGTTCGACCTCGGCGAGAGAACCTCTCGCTAAGCCAGTTACCCGGTTCGCGAATCCAATTTGCATCTGTCGACGCCATGCAGAGTGCTGGTGTTGACGTGGAACCGGTGCAGCGGCAGCCAATCGTCGAAAGTGTCGCGACGGCTGGCGAGATTCGCTACGACGCCACGAAGACGGCTCAAGTTTCACCGCCTGCGGACGGCATCGTCAAGCAGGTGCTGGTGAATGTCGGTGATTGGGTGGAAGCAGATCAAGTCTTGGCAATCGTCGATTCCGAGAAAGTGGGACGGCTAAAATCCGAACTCCTTTCAGCGTTATCCGATGAACGCCTGAAACAAGACGCCGTTCGTCGCATTGAACCGCTTGCCAACCGCAACGTCATCCCCGGAAAGCGTTTGCTAGAGAGTCAGACTGAACTCCAGCAGGCAACTTCGCTGGTTGAGAAGACAGTTCGTTCTCTCGACAACCTTGGCTTGCCAGTTGATCTGAAACAACTGCGTTCGCTCCAACCGGATGAAGCCAAAGCGGCGGTTCGTAAATTGGGCACGGAACGAATCAAGGATCGCGGCAGCAGCGATAACCTGATTGCCGTGGTTGCTCCTTTGGCTGGTCGGGTCGTTGATCGGGAAACGGTGGTCGGCGAGGTTGTCGATCGTGGGTCGCAAATGTTCCGGCTTTCAGACACACGAACTGTATGGCTCGATCTTCGCGTCGCGGCAGAAGAAGCATCACTGGCAAACATCGGACAGGAAGTTCGGTACCTGCCGGATGGTCAGACTGCTGAGCATCGCGGCACGGTCATGACCTGCCCCCGGTAA
- a CDS encoding IS3 family transposase (programmed frameshift), with amino-acid sequence MPRGKKHTPEQIISKLREAEVALAQGQTVPEACRQIGVTEQTYYRWKKEYGGLRLDQAKRLKEMERENARLKKLLAEAELDKAILREAAFGKLLSPAKRSAAVEYARDSLGREKVSERRACHVLGQPRSTQRRERHVPPDEPRLVRRIVALATKYGRYGYRRVTALLRAEGWAVNHKRVERIWRREGLKVPQKQPKRGRLWLHDGSCVRLRPTHKDHVWSYDFVADRTADGKPLRMLTLIDEHTRECLAIDVARSLKSEHVLERLSDLFVRRGVPAYIRSDNGPEFTAKAVREWLARVGVKTLFIEPGSPWENGFIESFNGKFRDEFLARERLDTLLEAKVLIERWRRAYNTVRPHSSLGYRPPAPEAIQPVRPVPATPPQPERAGSMNKEHSKY; translated from the exons ATGCCGCGAGGGAAGAAGCACACTCCAGAGCAGATCATCTCCAAGCTGCGTGAGGCCGAAGTCGCCTTGGCCCAGGGACAGACCGTTCCGGAGGCTTGCCGCCAGATCGGTGTGACCGAGCAGACCTACTACCGGTGGAAGAAGGAGTACGGCGGCCTGCGGCTCGACCAAGCGAAACGACTCAAAGAGATGGAGCGGGAGAACGCCCGCCTCAAGAAGCTCTTGGCCGAAGCCGAACTCGACAAAGCCATCTTGCGTGAGGCGGCGT TCGGGAAACTTCTGAGCCCGGCGAAGCGATCGGCGGCGGTCGAGTACGCCCGCGACTCTCTCGGCCGAGAGAAGGTCTCGGAACGGAGGGCCTGTCACGTCCTCGGCCAGCCCCGGAGCACGCAACGTCGGGAGCGTCACGTACCGCCGGATGAGCCGCGACTGGTACGACGGATCGTCGCGTTGGCGACGAAGTATGGCCGCTACGGGTATCGCCGAGTGACCGCGTTATTAAGAGCCGAGGGCTGGGCGGTGAACCACAAGCGGGTCGAGCGGATCTGGCGTCGGGAGGGCCTGAAAGTGCCACAAAAGCAGCCGAAACGCGGGCGTCTGTGGCTCCACGACGGTTCGTGCGTGCGGCTACGGCCGACACACAAAGACCACGTGTGGAGTTATGACTTCGTGGCCGACCGCACGGCCGACGGGAAGCCGCTCCGCATGTTGACGCTGATCGACGAACACACCCGCGAGTGCCTGGCGATCGATGTGGCCCGAAGTCTCAAAAGCGAGCACGTCCTCGAACGCCTGAGCGATCTGTTCGTCCGGCGTGGCGTCCCGGCCTACATCCGCAGCGACAATGGGCCGGAGTTCACCGCCAAGGCGGTCCGCGAGTGGCTCGCCCGCGTCGGCGTGAAGACGCTGTTCATCGAACCAGGCAGCCCGTGGGAGAACGGCTTCATCGAGTCGTTCAACGGGAAGTTCCGGGACGAGTTCCTGGCCCGCGAGCGTCTCGACACGCTGCTGGAGGCGAAGGTGCTGATCGAACGGTGGCGGCGGGCGTACAACACCGTCCGGCCGCACAGCTCACTGGGCTACCGGCCGCCGGCTCCGGAGGCGATCCAGCCCGTTCGGCCTGTTCCGGCTACGCCTCCACAGCCCGAACGGGCTGGATCAATGAACAAAGAACACTCAAAATACTGA